A window of Daucus carota subsp. sativus chromosome 2, DH1 v3.0, whole genome shotgun sequence genomic DNA:
ttaaggaCCCGAACTGAATTTTATTTCAGGTTCAGTCCGGACCGAATAAGAcgaattttcagaaaatcaGGACCGAACCAAACAGAATTTACAcagttcggtttggtttttcagtttcggttcggttttgctcacccctaatatGAATCATGTATCATATTCGGGTATACGGGTAGTATCATATTACAGAAATTTATATGAGACATAATCTGAGCAGGTAGAGAAGTGCTTATATCCGGGATCATATTTTATGCGAGCCTAActtttccgccagatttggatcgttttcgAAACGGATGTGAGACATGTATCATTGTTTCAAACTGGATATAAACCAAAACAGTGGATAGTCCATATCGATTTACACCCTAAGGACAGTCAAGCGCAGAGTCCCTAATTTGAAGGTCATTAATCCATCTTGCTTAAAAAAAGTAAACTTATAGATGTTAATTATAGATAAAaagtaatctttaattttatgtgtttgaataaatatattgatttttaatttattttgtattagtataataataaattgtgtagatcattttttaaaataattctcTACATATTTACAAAATCAAATTCCATTATTAAAAACAAGTCAATAAAAAATGTTGGGATTTCTAACTTCTcttacttataaataaaaatgatataaataaactgctttttaatttataaaccaAGAAATTCGAGATGGCTCTAAATAACTATGGGCCATCGTCAATTTGATACTTAACTCggattaaaaatttatgaatttgagaaaataattaacgaaagaaaataaaagtcaatttatataaaaattaatattttataattaacggATTAAAGTAACGACTTAGATTTCATGAATCTAATTcgataattatttgtttatattatacaAATCTGACTCGATAATTATTTATTAGATAATTTCATCTTGAACAATTGAAGCCACGCAGAAAAAAGACAAGCCCACTCCTGCCCAGATTTCGTATCTTCAATTATTTCGTTCGCATTATTCTCGGTCGAATCCAACGGTACTTATTGCTAGAATAAAAAATCGTGAAAGTATAAGAAGATTACTACTAATATTTAATGCGATAATATAATGGATTGCGGAATAATTAAACCTCAGCAATGAAGTAATCATCACCCCTAATTCTTAAGTCATCATGTGCCCATCAACAAAGTAAAAGGAGATGAATATCAtaattaattactccctccgtccttttttatctgtccattttggaaaaaaaaacacatatcaaggaataattgattgtataaactttttcattaaatacctctaattaatatcttgaaaatggtggaatacccctactttatgtcttgaaaacatgaattcaaccaagttttaaataagtcaagccttgaaaattgaaattatggagatatatttgaaaaactatcattaaattagttttgaaagtataaatggacagataaatagggacaaatttttacttccaaagtggacagataaatagggacggagggagtaataattttatttcggtctttctaatgtgtgcccaagggcacataaTAAGCATAAACTCTCGTGAAAATGGCTTCATTtgattggtggacttgatgtaaatgcaggagggccattaacatttattatcaatctaccaatcaaaatctagtATTTTCAtgggagttagtgactattgtgtgctcaTTGACACACCATAAAAAATtcgattttattttataaataattatacaaaaaatcaCATGATAATTAATCTCCCAATAGGATGCTATTTCGAGGAACTAGAGCCTCCCGAGTAACGAATCAGCAGCAACCGTCTTGGAACGCGGTGTTTTGTGTTTGTACCAAAATACCCCTTTGTTTCCATTTAATGATGTAGATGCCATTTTGTATATCCTATCCTGTGGACCGAACCGTCGCTTGTATTCTCAGTTTCCAGCATGGTAAATTGCGTAAGCATGATAAAGTTCATCGGTATCTTTTCGTTTCTTTTTAGTTGTCCAATTCTAAATTTCAACAGTTAAATTGATCAAATTATAACTggattttatgtatattaaattattaaaaaatatttaaaaatcctatcatcatatatgtacttgttttaaaatgtaattttcaacttttcaaaacAATGAAAGAATTGTCCGTAATTGAtcaaaaattgatcaatttgactATTTAAATTAATAGTGGACAACTAAAAAGGAACGAACGGTGTAATAGAACAAGGTTTAGTGAAATCAAAATAAACTATTCCAATATCCCATTTTAGCCGATAAGTTTTATAAATATGCTAAGATGTAAATAATGACTATTTTATGTAGGACGAAgtcttaatttttatattaaactaaCATATGGAACCTACACtcctatttaatataaaatttatacaaaagtTGTCGAATCCAATTCATTAGATATTGATTGTTCTAATATATTTTggagtaataatatatttagaaaataatatgtatttttttattttctctaaATTCAAGTTTTCAACAAAGTGTTTCCTACaaattatgatattataataacatgTTAACACAATATCTAAATATAGTAGATATATTTGAAGTGGTGGTATCTTGTTATCTATCAAACTCAAAGATAAAGTGGTGGAGATTAAACGATATGGTGATAGACTTATGTATATTAGATTAGTTGTTGGGGTAGTTGTTGGGATGGTTATTTGTGTATATGCGCCTCAGGTGAAGTTGGGGGATAGTGAGTCTACGATTTTTTGGGGTTGTTTGGATGATTTGGTTCGAAGTATTCCTCAAGACCAATTTATATTTGTTGGTGGTGATTTTAATAGTCACATTGGTGCAAGAGTGGATGGATATCAAGGTATTCATGGCGGGTTTGGTTATAGTGTTAGAAATGACAATGGTTCGGCACTTTTGGAATTTGCGACAGCACATGATTTAGTGATTGTTAACTCTTGTTTTCGCAAGCGTGATGATAATCTAATTACTTTTAGGAGTGGAGGTCGTGCTACTCAGATTGATTATCTTCTTATTCGTAGTAGAGATTTCAGATTTCGTTCAGATTGTCAAGTTTTTCCAAAAGAAGCTTGTGCTTCGCAACATCGTCTTTTAGCCATGGATTTATCTTTGGCTAGTCCGCTAGTGGAGGGATTGAGCGTTGCTACACCAAGAATTCTTTGGCGAAATTTAACAGGATCGAAAGTAGCAGAATTTAAAGACATGCTTGAGGGTTGTTTTAGGTTGGTAGATGATGTAGACCAAATGTGGACAACTATGGCTAACTCAATTAGGAGTGCAACAAAGAGGGTGTTGGGAGTGTCATCAGGAAAGGTTAGTGCTTATAAAGAGTCGTGGTGGTGAAATGAGGATTTACAAGCCAAAGTGCACTAAAGAGGGGGTGTTTTTTGGAACTAATGTCATGTCCCGAAGGGCCCGAGCGGCATATAAAGAGGGAGTTATTTAAAATTGCAAGAAGGATGGCTAAACAGACAGTCGCAGAGGCAAAATTTAAGGCGTATCAAGACATGTATAGGCGTCTAAGTACTAAGGAGGGggtaaatgaaatttttaaacttGCAAAAGCACGTAATAAGAGACGTCAGGATATTGGTTTGGTTCGTTATATTAAGGATGAGGG
This region includes:
- the LOC108207063 gene encoding uncharacterized protein LOC108207063; the encoded protein is MYIRLVVGVVVGMVICVYAPQVKLGDSESTIFWGCLDDLVRSIPQDQFIFVGGDFNSHIGARVDGYQGIHGGFGYSVRNDNGSALLEFATAHDLVIVNSCFRKRDDNLITFRSGGRATQIDYLLIRSRDFRFRSDCQVFPKEACASQHRLLAMDLSLASPLVEGLSVATPRILWRNLTGSKVAEFKDMLEGCFRLVDDVDQMWTTMANSIRSATKRVLGVSSGKVSAYKESWW